In the genome of Longimicrobium sp., the window GGACAGCACCGAGCTGATCATGCGGTGCTATCGCCACACGATGACCACCCACCTGGGCGAGTGCCCGCCGGACGACGCCTGGCTGAGCGGGTTCGGGATGACGCTGGATTCGCAGCTCCGCCGGTTCGCCCGCAGCGACGACGAAGCCGCGGCGATGCTCGACACCTACCGCACGTTCCAGGACGGCCTGCACGACCAGATGCTGAGGCCCTTTCCCGGCGCCGTCGAAGTCGTCGCGGAGCTGGACCGGCGGGGCTACGCGCTGGCCATCGTCACCAGCAAGCACCGGCGCGCGGCCATGCGCGGGATGGAGCTGTGCGGCCTGGTGTCGCACTTCGACGCCATCATCACCCC includes:
- a CDS encoding HAD-IA family hydrolase, which produces MLYDFDGTLADSTELIMRCYRHTMTTHLGECPPDDAWLSGFGMTLDSQLRRFARSDDEAAAMLDTYRTFQDGLHDQMLRPFPGAVEVVAELDRRGYALAIVTSKHRRAAMRGMELCGLVSHFDAIITPEDVTHPKPHPEPVLAALERLGVDAGEALFVGDSPHDVAAGKAAGTRTAAALWGPFPREALEQSGPDAFLHAQADVLAMLD